Within Topomyia yanbarensis strain Yona2022 chromosome 2, ASM3024719v1, whole genome shotgun sequence, the genomic segment AGTACGCGTTCCGTGTTGGTGGAATACTATTGTCAACActaaatttgattttaacccctggcatttttggaaatattctgTCGTTATCGATTTCACAGTCGTTCACTTGGGGGGTCACAAATAACAGCTTCAAATCGTTGGTTGTTGATCTGCCAAGCAGAGATCGTTTCCCCTCGGTCACGACCAAAAAATCAGCTACAACCGAGTTTGCAGCCCCAACTACTTCTATTGTTGCTTCAAATGCGAAATCTATTTTCATTGGGGCACTAGATGCATATGCCCGCAATGAATTAATTTTTACTGGTTTCAGTTCGATTGATCCTGATTCATATTCGTTCTTCAATCTTTGCCAATCGCTACCTCCGACTACGTTCACATCTGCCCCTGAATCGATTAGAAACCTTATTGGATTTGATTATCCTAGACGACAGTCGATTAGCACGTCCTCGAGGGAAAGCACATTGATCTGTGAGAGTAGAGGAGTAAAGTTTCTAAATAAGAGCTCGTTATCTATCTGAGAATAATTATATTTTTGCCATAACGAAATTAATTTGCGTTTACCTCTTCTACCTTGGTTTCTGTTTTCGCTTCCTGCGTTAGCTCTAAATCCTGGACAGTGTTGATACGACTCGTTCTGCATACCACAGCAAAGTGGCCAAATTTACCGCATGTATTGCACTTAAGTTTTAGTGCCGGGCAAGGCCGATTCCGATGCATCcatttattgcatcgaactctCTAGGTGGTTTTCTTTACACACCTTTTCTACTTGCCGGTTGTCTTAACACGCCAATTTCTTTCAATATGCCAGGTGGTTTTCATTACACACCCCTCGCTACTAATTTTTAAGTTCATCGTGATATCCCCGTGCCGAGTGATTTCACAAACTTTTTCACGTCtggcaggatcgccaatgtaAATTCCCAGTTTGCTTTGGATCTAAGGTAGGTGAGGCTATTCATTATTAATTACTGCAAGGAAATCACTCGGCACGGAAGTCGACTCGTTGGACGAAATATTACTTACCTTCACAATGGACTGACGCGAAATGAATGCCAGCTTGTGCGCTCGCTTTCTTACCCGCATCAGAGATATGATGCCGATAAAGTAGATCGATGGTGGTGCCACATCATCTGACAATGTTGCCAACCTTATCGTGAGCAGGGGTAGGACTCTGTTATTATTATTAAGCCCGGCTTGTACCTCACACACCCCAAATCCGATAAACCATAAGTGAGGCAGGAGAAGCAAGCACAGAATCTCTGGTTTGCTGGTAAAAAGTGCACGCAACTTGCTATGGTGCATTTAAATCCTTTTTACGTAGCGGGACTGCATCTTGGTGTCATAAATTTTTCTCGGATTGTCCAAACAATACAGGGAGATCGCGGTTGGGTCTTCTTTCTTTCTTCTGGCCATTACAAATCGCAGATGTGGATTCCTCCTCTTTGGTATTTTCGTCCTAAGTTAGAACTCTGGCTTTTGATTTGGAGTTATTGCACACAGTTTTTGCGGTTTTGCAGTTACCATTATTGCCTGGACAACTGTTATTTACAAAGTTGGCAACCATTTGGGGATCAGGCGGCGGTATTGAAGACTGTCCATTGATATTGATTGTCGGATAAAAGTTTTTCTTAACGACTTCTGTCTACGGTTTATTATTATGATAGTGAGCCGTTTCATCATAGAATGTTgaggtaggaatctgtcattGATAACTGCAAAGAGTTGTTTGTAGACTTATACTGCCGTGTTTTTTACTGTCGGATCAGGTAGGAAGGGCGCAATCTTTCCGCGTAATCACCATTGAAATATCTCGGAATAATAAGTTTTTTCATGTATCCTTTGTAACGATTTAAAATCGTCCCTGAATGTCGCGTTACAAAAATCGAAACGTGTTAAACTGGCATATTCCAGCAACAAAAATTCTCGTTGTGAGGTTttatgccattttgaaaacaatgTAGTAGCCCTCCGATGACAGAAGTTGTAATTGGTGAGATCCTCCAGAAGACTCCGCGTAGAAACTCTTGCCATCTGCTCGATCAACCATAGGAGCAGTTGATACAATTTTAAATGTGACCAGGTGAACATTGAAACTAAACTACAAACGTGATGTAGCGTGTgtatcttttcaaaatttcataaacGTTTGCGTGCATCAAGATATACGATAACTCTAATAGTATAATTCATATTTAACTGAATCTCGATGGCACCATTCACCTGGTTTTAAAGCTCAGCTGTATTGACTATCACTTGTCGTTTAATGGGTGCGTGTCATGTGTTAGTCAGGAAACTTTCTAGTTTCTATTACAGTTATCAATATCCGGATGACGGTTTACAAGCACAAACTAGTTCATTATTATAGTACACATCGTACAAATCAGACGGGATCAATAAAACACATAAAACCGAATACATTCGAACTTCACCTTCAGTTCACTTACAATGTTCTACCTTATATTGGTACTATTGAGCCTACTACTACTCGAATCGATCCACTTTATGTGCTACGGTACCATGGAGATTCAGTTTGAACGGTTCGAGCAGCAGTTGGgttttcatttggcaaacttttCCGGCGTTCGAGTACGCAAGTTCAATCGGACCACCTCGATACTGGACGGAGACGGTGAAATCTTTGTGGACGTTACCGATGAGTACCAAATAATGCTGACCATGGCACTCAGCTCCCTAGGCAATAACCAGTGGAACGAGTATCCCGTGAAGATCGCCAAGAGCAGGATGTGCAGTTTTCTTAACAACCAATACAAGGAATACCAGGAGTATTTCGTTGAGAGCACCAGTTTTCCGCGCGTTGGAGATGACTGGGTATGTCCCTTTCCGAAGGGACGCCACTGGGTGCGGGATTTTGCAATCGAAGGGTCCTGGGTACCGGATTTTGTTCCATCTGGATATTGGAGGTATACGATTTCGATATTTGATGCCCGTGATGAAATTGTAGTTAACCTCATTGTGTATATGAAGATGAAGCAAGGCTACGTGTGAAGAATGTTTGATGGAAATATAGAAACGGGAAGTGTATACACGGGTGCCTTTCATTTGACGTAGAGCTCAAGTCGTGACAAGTTGTCAAATCGATCGTTCAAGAACGCTGGGTGGCTTTAGGTACGAATTATCATTCTCATTAGGCATCATTTTAAGATTCATTAAAATAGTCTACTCAACAGATTTATAATCACAAGTAACAGAATTTGATTCTTCTTACTTTTCTATTACTGTTGACTACGCCCCGTTGAAAACTGTCTGTAATAAGACGGGCGTAAACAAAGAGGTTCTACTAAATGTTTCCGGTCTGCGGTCCTGCCCTAAGCGCTCGGGTCGCGTCCGTGGTTCGGTAACAAGTGAAGCTCGAGCGACATCCGATTCCGCAATCTATTTTGACATTGCTAATGTCATATTGCTCTATCTGTggctgggtgtcattctaaaatctaaaatcaaacgatgtcacgttttgaTTCACTATTATTTATGGATGGATTTAAAACATTTTACTAataaacaattcggaattaatTGAAATTATGTTCTATCTATTGCTATATagtttatgcatttcattaGTTCAGTTATGCATGAGTCAGTCTATTCCGGACAGAGGCGTCAATGGGGGGCAATCAAAATGTTTGAGTCAGGCGATGCTTGCATTCCGAACGAGCAACATCATTTTTTTATCGCCCGGATAGTACAATAAGCGCTAGACGCTATGGCATTTCTGCAACCTGGACACAGTTAAACCGTGTACAACTTCACACGCGATGGATTCGAGTAGGGCGGGtttggattgagttcaacaCCGCAGGATGCGACGTATGTGTGCTGCTCTTGAGTTTGCGAATTGGGATCAAATAATTTATGGTCATCCTTGTGTATGCATTGGGATGATGATGTGGtgaaagctactttgattggtcattaatgatctagatcCACgaacagggccggcggaacactattttcccgagtgggtactaagattcggagtgatttctactcgtggtgacgaaagttcagacttGGCGTGTGTAATTTAACAGGAAAATTTCCGGATAATTTATGGTGGCTATTTGCaaacaccctttgttaacggACTGAATGGCCGACGGCTTAGCGAAAATGTGTTCGTTGATTgctgatactacaaatgttccactACCAATTACTCCATTCTTGTAAATTTAGATGCATTAATTTTCAGTTCCCACCGATTAAACCTTTCACAGGTACTGAAGCTTGCATGATAGTGTTGGCAAACGGCAAGGTATCTCGAACGTCCAACATCCCCTCTGGCTCAATTGAGGTCGATTTGGATAATTCTGCGGtggcaaaaataatgccgataagtccACTTTTCGATACAAGTTATATCCATGTAATACAACTGGCACCAGGAATGTCTTCTTCTGGACCACATATAAGCCATCAtataacatcatcgatatatgcagGATCTAACTAAGCACTCGGCTATGTACGAAGaaatcttgtctatgtacccgcctaggaagtagagattgatggtgtagtctccttCTCCTCCTCCTCCTGAATTCTTTAAGAACCCTTTGCtttagtcagtgaaaattctagtTTGCAAGTAATTGCGTTCGGTAAGAATCGAGGAACCActaattttccatcagcctcatatCGAGCGTTTTGCAAAGTCTGCTCTTCTAcactttgtttctttgaatggagctcgtctacctgttcatctttttgtgccgcgaggcatgGGGAACTATTAAAAGCTttcctactgtggagagactccgcgCGATCTCTCAACATATTCCACATAATTATTATTTGGGGAAAAATTGAAGCACTCTTTCGAAGAGCCCTTCGAGAAGTGTAGCTGACCGGGCTACGTCGATTATAGAAATTAACCCAATCTGAAATACCCTCGGAAGTGACGTTGTATAATCGCTTAGAACGTGGGGATTCGATTGAGTTAATTGTGATATTACGGTCTTTCGGATAGACAAAACACGCCTACGTTCGGCTTTTCGGATTCAACACTTGCTTTCGGATGGACTACCATGTATATTCATATAATAGAGAGTTTCTATTATATGAATTACCAAAGTTTGTTCATATAATAGAGAGAGACAAATACCTAGTTTTCCAGATCTATGTATGACGCGGCAATTACAAAATTTACTTAGGAGACCTATGCCGATTAGTTCCGTTTACTTCTTTAACTTCCCGCAGTCAAGTGCAAACATGTATGTTCATCTTTTCTGCGGTTGCTTACGGGAGAAAGCGCAAACAATTATGTTCCTAGGCCTAATCTATGTTGTTTGCTTTTCAAGAATGGAATCGAAGGAAAACTAGAAATGCATTTGAATTGTATGATTCTACAGGCGCGGCAAGTAATCTTATCCTCATAGGATTATATTTGATATTAAATATGTAGGCTATCGCGTATGTCTATAGGTAAGATGAATGAAAATTAAGTGGAATTAGATTAAATGAATCGCGTTCGTTACAAGAAGAATTGCTAAATAAGGCAACGCTACCGGCCATGATTAATTTATACGCTTCCTcgttcactaaagagcgagaatctgaccatcccattgtgggaacattTTCTAGTGTGCCATATACATTTTCAAA encodes:
- the LOC131678352 gene encoding uncharacterized protein LOC131678352, whose protein sequence is MEIQFERFEQQLGFHLANFSGVRVRKFNRTTSILDGDGEIFVDVTDEYQIMLTMALSSLGNNQWNEYPVKIAKSRMCSFLNNQYKEYQEYFVESTSFPRVGDDWVCPFPKGRHWVRDFAIEGSWVPDFVPSGYWRYTISIFDARDEIVVNLIVYMKMKQGYV